DNA sequence from the Armigeres subalbatus isolate Guangzhou_Male chromosome 1, GZ_Asu_2, whole genome shotgun sequence genome:
ccaacaggaaaaatacaaaattagtctcgcaagaaaatttcatgttgtgccgaaaacatccaaatcgttgcaaacgccacattagtgaataaattgctgtagcaatcttccgatgacagcctatgctcggaccggcactaatgctatgattccgctaccgatgccaaacaattatgctttgttctatgaagacagttcgtctaatatcaacattctcaatcactaaaatcatacaactccgaattacgctagaaaatttcaccgaagaattttccaggttgaaagaaatttcctaacggttgcactttaggaaaattatttcaacttaaccttcagGATTCAGGATTCAGAATAAGGTAGAGGGGCTAGATTTACTAGCACGAGCATGTAAGCCAATCAAAGCGGGCCTTTTGTGCTCCATAGACCTCCTAATAATCATCATAATCCTGACGAGCAAATATTGACTCGATTTTCATTACTCTTTAAAAgttgaatcaaaatttaagatTAACAATCCATTAGCATGCAAAGTGATTGCGAATAGAAGAGCATACACTTACCAGAGTAGTGCCAAAGTACACACATCAGTGGATCAAACACGCATGAAGCGGAATAACTGCACATTATGTACATCAAAGTGAATTAATTTCAAAAGATCatttattttctgaatttatggagcatattttgtttttatttcaacaaATCAAGGTTTCAAAGACTTTCCTGTGTATTGGAACGCCATAATCATACCGAAAGTGTAGAATAATGATTTCGAATCACCTTCGAGTAGGGATAAAGATTCATAATCTAATCCGAATATGAAAAGATGCTTTCCTTTACATGGTTTCCAGCCGTTGGCGTCTGTTCAAGGCGGCCAGAACAGACGCCAACGGCTTACTCATGGGGCGGGATTTAGACCATCTAAACGAGAAATAACTTGATGAGCCGACATTCGTTTGTCAGCCATGGCACTGATAACAGGATCCGGTTCAGAGGAGGGGCTGCAACCCAATCCAGAACGTCGAGGCTACCTCGACTCCAGGAATCTGTAacacttttgatttgtttttccaGCCATTTACGACCTGCTATGTCGGCACAGTCAAACCATATCCTGCCTGAGTTTACACCACGTCCATTAAATCTGGGCACAGTTGGCTTCGCGAGCATCTTATCATGTCTAGGATACAGGTTTCGAAGAAGTTCTTCCAAATCTTCCATAGTTAACTCACGAACACGATTTACCAGCATAATTTTAGTTTTCGGTTGATCATCGCCTTTAGTCCTTTTGCTGTCAGCATTATTATTTCCATCGGGAATATTCTCATCGCGCTTACGTTTTGAAGAGCGAGACGCAGTATCATCGAGTTCATCGTATATCCGAACTTTCGAAGACTCGGCAGCTTTGAGGTTGGATAACCCTGATCCATGTGCTTCTTCCAGCACTGGGAGAGCTGCAGAATCACCCAGACCACCTGTGCCAGGTACAATGGTGGAGCCGCAATCCATGTCGCTCTCAACGGTTACGGATCCGATTTCCGAATCAATGACCCTACCTTTTTGGGACTTTGGGTACGAGTCAACCTGGTTATTCCTGAGAATTAataggaaaaaatataaaaaaaaagacaattaAAATCAGACCAAATAGTTtcctatttttaatttcaaagaaattagaTTATTCTAAACTTACCCGCTGGTAGTCATAGGTACTCTTCTTCACTTGAGGAAAAccaaattttcttttgaaagaggaatataaaaaaaaaatcaccggaGCGTACGCAAAATTTCCAACAATGTCGTCGAAGAGGTAGATTGCAAAAGAAGTTACTTACATACCTGATGTTATATGCATACCGATAAACAAAAGAGAAGGAAGTACTAGATTTGTATTCGCTCCATTTGTTTTTCATATGCAAAAGGCCTTTTCGTTAAAGCCATCAGTACACGAATTGACATAACATGAAATCCCTGTTGAAATCAAACAGGCGTCTACCAGAAGAATGATAGTGTTTGATAGGCATATGGACGATCAAAACAGAAGCCGTGTATACTTACGTTAATGAAATAGGAAATCACAGTGGAATATTTCGTTAAATAATGTTGTATTTCTTATGGTTGTATTGATAggccataaaaaaaaaccagattaatccacctagcggtgatggtgcctttctcgaccttcgtaaaatgtgtgtgcttgaaaatagatgagctagtagctaggagtaaaaaagacaaatttctttgtccgttctatgaaaatcagattatttatggcaaagatattgtagatccagttgaaaaccgaaaataatattttgtcccattcccggatgtcgcgactgcatcgcgagtggtgcccgactatggcacagttgcgcactactcgcgatgcagttgcaacatccggaaatgcgagaaaatgcgattgtcgcgaaacctcggttcggttttcagcttgatctacaatatgctaataagaatttcgacaatttttttccttttccaatctttttgacgtacatacccctgttttattttacccagtcatatattttaaggatatcacttttggatgtaaattgaactgaagctccgactacacaaaaagaaaacgaaaatgtcattcccatcaagcgagcggagggcaatatttgttatgatataaatctcatgaccgtctttctaccaaactcccgtatgaagaggaagggaagtgtatcagtgtggaagcatccgatagttcgttttcggaaagaaattatagcctttcggtacaactttgttgcacaagaaaggcaaaaagtattttggccataatttcaaaggtaatagtccaatctggccaactttctaaatagaacaggattccgcatctaatgcaatttgttgtgagtaaatcggttgagggtaagtccattaaaagtcagctagacttttttactcgcttttatataacacatagtatattttggccataatttctgtgcccatggtccaaattttcaatagaaaacaatacgacaggattccgcgtcgaatgaaacttgttggaattatagatagtggaatatatagatgagtgaagataaatcctctgtctccaaacgaactgtcaaacgtgtctccaaacgagcatgacgtcacgatttcaatggaaacgttaagggctgtgacgtcatatgtgcgtgtgcacgggcagaaaaatcgactcagccatgctttcgctcatctatctattctactatctatagttggaattaaatcggttgaggataagttccaaaaagtgagctaaacttttcgcacttttggtgcgcgcacacacacactgagacatcatcgcagttcatcgagcttatacgtatataacactatgagtctccaggccttctgtaaagtttggttttggagcgaacatacagccttttcgtagaaaaaggcaaaatggtgtttcagccataatttccgatcccatagtctgatctagccaattttcaatagaaaacaatgggacaagattctgcgtcgaatgcaatctgttgcgagcgtcaatagatgaagtctaagtgctaaaaagtgagctagactttttcgaactccttttcgcaataaatagtaatttgaccataacatctaagcccatagtccgatctggccaattttcaataagaaaatatgagacattctgcgtcgaatgcaacttgttgtgagcaaatcggttaaggatatgtgcccgaaaaatgagtgacattttttacgcgattttttcgtatgaatttgtattttggccataacttttgatcccatagtccgatctggccaaattcaaataggaaacaatggaacaggattctgcgtcgaatgcaacttgttgcgtgcaaatcggttgagggtaagtgcccgaaaaatgagtgacattttttacgcgattttttcgtatgaatttgtattttggccataacttctgatcccatagtccgatctggccaatttcaaataggaaataaagggacaggattctgcgtcgaatgcaacttgttgcaagcaaatcggttgaggataagtgcccgaaaaatgagtgacattttttacgcgattttttcgtatgaatttgtattttggccataacttttgatcccatagtccgatctggccaaattcaaataggaaacaatggaacaggattctgcgtcgaatgcaacttgttgcgagcaaatcggttgagggtaagtgcccgaaaaatgagtgacattttttacgcgattttttcgtatgaatttgttttttggccataacttctgatcccatagtccgatctggcaaattttaaataggaaacaatgggataggattctgcgtcgaatgcaacttgttgcaagcaaatcggttgaggataagtgctcgaaaaatgagtgacattttttaagcgattttttcgtatgaatttgtattttggccataactttcgatcccatagttcgatctggccaatttcaaataagaaacaatgggacaggattctgcgtcgaatgcaacttgttgcgagcaaatcggttgagggtaagtgcccgaaaaatgagtgacattttttttagtagtttttcgcacacacacacacatacacacacacatacacacacacacacacacacacacagacatcacctcaattcgtcgaactgagtcgattggtatataacactatgggtctccgggccttctataaaaagtttgtttttggagcgatcatatagcctttaccgtatacttagtatacgagaaaggcaaaaagcagaATTAAGGAATCAAGTAGTTACTTACATTTACACACACAGTAGATAAGTAGCATTTGTCACAAATATGAATTTGTGAATGGATTACCTGTTTATCTCCGATGAAACAATCAGACCTTACCCATCAAATTTTGATGTATCAGCGTTGTTAAATACAAATATACATGTGAGTAGCGTAGTACTAGAGCACAATAGTTTTCGGTGGATCACCAACACTAAATCACCGACATATGTATATCGAAAAATAGAATACTCCATGGATCACTTGAGATGAGGCTATTTTTtgagacacaaaaaaaaaacttttggcaCATTAAAGGTTACAGTTTCACCGCTTATTTGGTAGGCGGTTGGTAAGGTACGAAAAATACCATTAAAACTCATTTTTTAGAGACACTTGCACTAACAAAAATGCACTTGAAGCAAGAGCGCAACATTTGTTGCACatctttcttttgttttcacacacacatccaaatcgttgcaaacgccacattagtgaataaattgctgtagcaatcttccgatgacagcctatgctcggaccggcactaatgctatgattccgctaccgatgccaaacaattatgctttgttctatgaagacagttcgtctaatatcaacattctcaatcactaaaatcatacaactccgaattacgctagaaaatttcaccgaagaattttccaggttgaaagaaatttcctaacggttgcactttaggaaaattatttcaacttaaccttcctcccaaatataatgatggtcctgaaaagaaccgattaattgccacttatgtaccTTAtccagcagccactgggctgcgcgaccgccatccgatgattcggctcaacgaacgccgtcgattgccagatccgccgaagatgggacacggatgtaaatgatgtgctgctgcttccacgaccgccaccaccaccgaccgaaaaaatttcatccgcaccaccaccgctgagacagccgttgtcactgggaccgcttctagacgccctggtccgctcgcagTGAGAttcagaatgaaaatgacgcgcgcacgcggaacacggggctttttatacacagggaaaaagaagcagtggatcaaaaggcccgtaccttattgcaatctgatgtccgtgttggggatttatgaacggaattgaatttttcacccggtttggaaagaaacaacattttcaatagtttaacgttgataatcaatagtatcaatagaattggcaaattgctggagagtttctgaatcgattgataagcaaatgtcgaaaatccatcgaaagataaagacgctattagcgtttgaaatcttacatgatttcgtgacggtccccaatttggaaattttcattttgcaccctgtatccgaggcttccccttagacgtagtttacgtcaaaataggAGTGACTTAAATTAGAATATCTATAGTCAACCAGCGGATGattgattttctaacaattctttaTAAGAAGAACCTTCCAGAATCTGTAAAGGAACTGggcaaatattgtataagattCTGCAATACAAACCTTTTCTAGCAATTTAAGGTTTTCTTCAGATACTTTTGTTAGAGCCAGCCTTTTTGTGTGTTCATGAAATTAGTTACTATACTAAGTGGTGCCAAATAATCCGAAATGATCAATGTAACACAGCTcgataataatatttaaaagaCATAATCCTTTCGAAGAAAGCATGCATTAGCCGAGTATGAAGCAATGATAAATGTTATATCTCCATAAGAAATAAAGGATCCATCGGGATGCGTTTGCCCgggttaaggcaatggtggatgtgatcccttctttaaaagtgggcgtttgcccggattaagacaatggtggatgtgatcccttctttaatagTAGACGATTGCTTGGATTAAGGCaaaggtggatgtgatcccttctttaaaaataagcgcttgcccggattagggGAATGGTGGATGCAAtttcttttttaaaagtaggtaGTTGCACGGAtgaaggcaatggtggatgtgatcttaTCTTAAAAACAAGACGTTTGTCCGGCATTAGGCGATGGTGgatatgaccccttctttaaaagtaggcgctcgcCCGGATTAAAAAAATAGTGATGTGATCACTTATTTAAAAGTAGGGGCTTGGTGGGATTAatgcaatggtgaatgtgatcccttctttaaaagtagacgcTTGCCTGGAAttaggcaatggtggatataattccttctttataagtatTCATTCGATCTAATCACTacaattcattcatttatttagttaacatctaaacagataacactgaatcaacaatttgacgccacaatgcacggttcgaggccgcttctttccatcctcggatacgccccacgctcgccaagtcgttctgcacctggtctgcccatctcactcgctgcgctccacgccgtctcgtacctgccggatcggaagcgaacaccatctttgcagggttgctgtccggcattcttgcaacatgtcctgcccatcgtacccttccggctttagctaccttctggatactgggttcgccgtagagttgggcgagctcatggttcattcttcaccgccacacaccgtcttcttgcacaccgccaaagatggtcctaggcacccgtctctcgaatactccgagtgcttgcaagtcctcctcgagcattgttcaGACCGATATCAGAAGCACTATATTTTTCCAAGCAGCTTTGCTAGCAGCTAaaactaaatatatttttattagttGTCGATTGTACATATAGTTATTAttctaaatgtcacttacaAGAAGTAGTTTTATCTGCCAACCTCGTGCTATGAACGGTGTCAATCTCTTGTGATTAGTTCCTGACCtattttaagctttattttaatttcaacatattttaataactatttaattttgttttacttACTATAGTTccgtttttttatttctagatAACGAACTATGCCAGatataataatttcattactaTTAGATTCGACTCAAATGCGATCCACTAGTACTGTAGAGAATAAGTTCAGGATTTTAGATTTAATTTTATTCTAATTGCATGCTAGACATAAGTTTCAATTGCATGACTTACGTGATTCACTTATTTGTTTCaattcacttttatttaaaaaaattttagagaaatatttttaagaaattcaatTATCCACAACAATTATCATtttctttcatttcatttcGCTTTACCATTGTTCCTtttgatttgacagatttgtCATCTATTCCTCACACACCTAGATCCTAGTTTACACTTCAGTGATGCCATCACATTCCCCCGGCCGTAACTCCGGTGCGGATCCCCCGACCGTTCCGGATTTACCATCTCTAATCTCCAACACAGCCAAATTCGTGGTTGCTCGTTTAAATACACCTCCAGAGGTTTTTATACTGACTTGCCGGATCCGTCCATCTGATCCTGGAAATATCTGCTCGACGATTCCCCTGGTCCACTTTTTCCGAACCCGGCCATCCACGACAAACACTAAGTCGCCCACTCGAATGAAGTTTTTGACTTCAAACCACTTAGTTCGGTGGTTTATAGATGGTAGATATTCCTTCGACCATCGAGCCCACATAAGGTCTGCAAGATATTGGGACCTTTTGTAGACATCGCGCTAAGCTTGTGCAAGGTCGGTAACTCCTGCGACATACATATCTTCGGATCGTACTGTACCTCGTAGAAAATGGTTCGGCGATACAGCTTCCACTTCAGCTGATTCTTGAGGgacatacaggggttagacaaaaaggttgagataggcaaaaaaaagtcgaagttcaaatcagcataactttgcgtagaatgatccgattttgatcaaactgggaccgtcggacgcggaaactcttctagtatactggcccTATGCGAAACCTCTGATTGGCCCTTGACCACCGgtggtgttccgggttttccgagggtatgtgaaaaatgcattttttctgccgcttgtcattttatatgacgtttactgccatcatgttttatgttttctccagaaactagaactaatatgctgaccaatgctggctgcagagcTGAAATCCTataggtatacgcagagatatggccattttcgtgaaaacggtacgggattggccttacaccctgaacaaatgtcactttcgcagaacttccggaacctgttacaaattggccaaagagtcACAGTCCTCAAAACATATCTCTAATAAAAATTCTATATTCATTGTCTtgataaaacatgaattttgacacccgcatatgcatggttccagatggtgccaaaactggcccctcctggaaggcccatggaacctgctataagggtggcagtggacactatcattctggaaatgtttctgttatCATCGTCTCACAAAtccatgaagtcagatactcatatttgcattattccgatctgttatcatttcataatGTCCCTGGTACCGTTTTCACGGAAATGGCCGTATCTCTGtgtagtttagatggattctcgatctacagccaccattggccggcgtattagttctagttttcaaagaaagcataaaacatgatgaaagttaacgtcacataaaataacaagaagtggaaaaaatgcatcttgaacataccctcggaaaatccggaacatttccggtggccaaggaccaatatTAGGTTTTGCAGGGGGACAGTATACTAAAAGAGTGTctgcttctgatggtcctggttttatcaaaatcggattattatacgcaaaattattaagggtatgcgataatacaatttttcctgacgaaacgaaacgaaacgaaattagaaatttaattgttagttcgaaacgaaacgaaacgaaattcaaatttacttccgagacttcgaaacgaaacgaaatcgaggtccatttgattcgaaatttttcgaaacgaaacgaaatttaatttttttccgcggaaattt
Encoded proteins:
- the LOC134206000 gene encoding uncharacterized protein LOC134206000, producing MTTSGNNQVDSYPKSQKGRVIDSEIGSVTVESDMDCGSTIVPGTGGLGDSAALPVLEEAHGSGLSNLKAAESSKVRIYDELDDTASRSSKRKRDENIPDGNNNADSKRTKGDDQPKTKIMLVNRVRELTMEDLEELLRNLYPRHDKMLAKPTVPRFNGRGVNSGRIWFDCADIAGRKWLEKQIKSVTDSWSRGSLDVLDWVAAPPLNRILLSVPWLTNECRLIKLFLV